The following DNA comes from Acidobacteriota bacterium.
GAGGAGGCGGTGCGGGCCATCGCCGCGACGGGGGAAGTGCGGGTCGAAGAGATCGGCGAGGGCGCTCAGGGCCCCCTGGCCCGTCGCGCCGCCGCGGTCTACGCCTCGGGGACGGTCACGGTGGAGGAAACCGCCGACGCTCACGGGGTCCGTTCGATCTCGGTGTCGGTGCCCGACGGGGCCGAGGCCCTCCGGCAGGTCGCCTTCGTGCGCGAGGTGGAGGGCCGTCCGATGGCGGTCTTCGTGGTGGATGCCCATACCTACGAGAGCATCTATGAGGGCTACCGGCGGCTCTACGGCAAGGAGCCGGCGCTCCTGCCTCCCGGCGAGTTTCTGACCGTGGTTTCGCCCGAGGTCTACCAGTCCTGGAATCCGTTCTTCGTCATCCTGCTCACGCCGGTGGTGGTGGCCTTCTTCGCGTGGCGGGTCAAGCGGGGCAAGCCGGTACCCACGGCCCACAAGTTGCTCTACGGCATTCTGCTCACGGCGGCGGCGCTGGCTTTCATGGCCCTGGCGGGGTTGATGACCCGGTCGGGAACCGTCAAGGTCTCGGGCTTCTACCTGGCGACGTTCTACATGATCGTCACCCTCGGCGAACTCTGCCTGTCTCCCATGGGCCTGTCACTGGTGACCAAGCTGACACCCAGGAGACTGGTCGGCCTGGCCATGGGGGGCTGGTTCCTGGCCACGGCGATCGGGAACAAGTTTTCCGGCTTCTTCGGTACGATCCAGGGGCTGATGGACCCCCTCTACTTCTTCCTGCTGTTGTCAGGGGTCTCGGCGCTGGTGGCGCTGTTCCTGTTCTTGGTGCTCTCGCGCCTGGATCGGGCGATTCGCCGCTACGGTGCCTGAAGCCCGCGGCTAGCCGGCTTCCGAGCGCGCGCGCTTGCGCTCGACCTCGCGACGGGACGGGTCGAGCGTGCGCTTGCGCAGGCGTACGGCCTGGGGCGTGATCTCCACCAGCTCATCGTCGGCGATGAACTCGATCGCCGCCTCCAGGCCCATGCGCCGCGGGGGGCGCAGGGTGACGAAGGTGTCGGCGGTGGCCGAGCGCATGTTGGTGAGCTTCTTTTCCCGCACGATGTTGACATCCAGGTCGCCGGCCCGGTTGCGCTCGCCGACGATCATCCCCTGGTAGACCTCGTCACCGGGGGAGACGAAGATCTCGCCCCGCTCCTCGAGGCTGTAGCTGGCGTAGGCCGTGACGCGGCCCGGTCGATCGGCCACCATGGCGCCGCTCTTGCGCCGGGGAATCTCGCCGGCCCAGGGTCCGTAGCCTTCGAGCTGGCTGTTGATCACGCCGGTGCCGCGGGTATCGGTGAGGAACTCTCCGCGAAAGCCGATCAGCGCCCTCGAAGGACAGATGAACTCGAGCCGGGCGCGCCCCGAACCGGTATTGACCAGATTGACCATCCGACTGCGGCGCAGGGAGAGTTTCTCCGTGACCACGCCGACGTAATCTTCCTGCAGGTCCAGGTGAATCCGCTCGAAGGGTTCGAGTCGCTGGCCGTTCTCTTCGCGCTCGATCACCCGGGGGCGGGAGACCAGCAGTTCGAAGCCTTCCCGGCGCATGGTTTCGAGCAGCACGGCCAGTTGCAGTTCGCCCCTGCCACAGACCTCGATCGCGTCGGCCCGGTCGGTGGGTCGGAGTTCCAGGGCCACGTTGCGGCGTACCTCGTTCTCCAGCCGGTCCTTGATCTGGCGCGAGGTGACGCGGCTGCCTTCGCGGCCGGCGAACGGGCCGTCGTTGACCATGAAGACCATCGATACCGTCGGTTCGTCGACGTAGATCCGCGGCTCGATCACCGGGTTGTCGGGGTCTGTGATCGTGTCGCCGATGCGCACTTCGTCCATACCGGCCAGCATCACGATTTCACCGGCTTCGGCGCGCGGGACCTTGACCCGCGTCAGGCCCTGGAAGCCGAGCAGGGCCGACAGGCGGAAACGACACAGGGAACCGTCTTCCCTTGCCTGGGCGTAGGTCCGTCCCGTCTCCAGCACACCGTCGAGCAGCCGGCCCAGTGCGAGCTGACCGAGGTAGGGGTCGTAGTCCAGGTTGGTGACCAGGAAGCGCGGCGGGGCTTCGAGATCGCCCCGGGGAGCGGGTATCGCCTCGAGGATCGTTTCGAACAGGGGCAGCAGGCTTTCCGAGCCGTCGTCCAGGCGGCGGTGGGCCACGCCCCGGCGCGCATCGGTGAGCAGCACCGGCAGCTCGATCTGCTCGTCGGTGGCTCCCAGGTCGATCAGCAGGTCGTAGACCTCGGAGATCACCTCTTCGACCCGGGCGTCGGCACGGTCGATCTTGTTCACCACCAGCACCAGGGGAAGCCGCGCGGCCAGGGCCTTGAGCAGCACGAAGCGGGTTTGGGGCAGGGGGCCCTCGCTGGAGTCGACCAGGAGCAGGGCGCCGTCGACCATGTGCAGCGCGCGCTCCACCTCGCCGCCGAAGTCGGAGTGTCCAGGGGTGTCGACGATGTTCAGTCTCGTTCCCCGGAAGTCGATGGCGGTGTTCTTCGCCAGGATGGTGATCCCCCGCTCGCGCTCGAGGTCCATCGAGTCCATCACCCGATCCTGAACCTCCTGATGGTCCCTGAAGACGCCCCCCTGGCGCAGCATGGCGTCGAGCAGGGTCGTTTTGCCGTGGTCCACGTGGGCGATGACGGCGAGGTTGCGGATATGATCTCGGGAAGTGGTAGGCAT
Coding sequences within:
- the typA gene encoding translational GTPase TypA, which translates into the protein MPTTSRDHIRNLAVIAHVDHGKTTLLDAMLRQGGVFRDHQEVQDRVMDSMDLERERGITILAKNTAIDFRGTRLNIVDTPGHSDFGGEVERALHMVDGALLLVDSSEGPLPQTRFVLLKALAARLPLVLVVNKIDRADARVEEVISEVYDLLIDLGATDEQIELPVLLTDARRGVAHRRLDDGSESLLPLFETILEAIPAPRGDLEAPPRFLVTNLDYDPYLGQLALGRLLDGVLETGRTYAQAREDGSLCRFRLSALLGFQGLTRVKVPRAEAGEIVMLAGMDEVRIGDTITDPDNPVIEPRIYVDEPTVSMVFMVNDGPFAGREGSRVTSRQIKDRLENEVRRNVALELRPTDRADAIEVCGRGELQLAVLLETMRREGFELLVSRPRVIEREENGQRLEPFERIHLDLQEDYVGVVTEKLSLRRSRMVNLVNTGSGRARLEFICPSRALIGFRGEFLTDTRGTGVINSQLEGYGPWAGEIPRRKSGAMVADRPGRVTAYASYSLEERGEIFVSPGDEVYQGMIVGERNRAGDLDVNIVREKKLTNMRSATADTFVTLRPPRRMGLEAAIEFIADDELVEITPQAVRLRKRTLDPSRREVERKRARSEAG